A single Leptolyngbya ohadii IS1 DNA region contains:
- the lipB gene encoding lipoyl(octanoyl) transferase LipB, which translates to MNSRNENPSPRRSCLFHEQGLVPYETAWQWQRQWVAERVAEQSAKQLGEQPAKSSEKPSAEQFEERIREQAGKLSAQVQAPSASSSSEARSPSPLQDLFLLLEHPPVYTLGQGSSIDFLKFDLADAPYPIVRIERGGEVTHHCPGQLVGYPILNLRYYQQDLHWYLRQLEEVLIRVLANYQLEGERIPGLTGVWVEKRKVAAIGIKVSRWITMHGFALNVSPDLSGFQHIVPCGISDRPVGSLAQFVPDIQIDRVRQQVADAFAEVFHVELIPAELPRSAVI; encoded by the coding sequence TTGAATAGCCGCAACGAAAATCCTTCTCCTAGAAGGTCTTGCTTATTCCATGAGCAGGGTTTAGTTCCCTACGAAACCGCATGGCAATGGCAGCGCCAGTGGGTTGCAGAACGGGTTGCAGAACAATCTGCAAAACAGCTTGGGGAACAGCCTGCAAAATCCTCTGAAAAACCATCTGCGGAACAATTCGAGGAACGGATTCGAGAACAGGCTGGAAAACTATCGGCACAGGTTCAAGCACCATCTGCAAGCAGCAGTTCTGAAGCCCGATCGCCCTCTCCCCTTCAAGACCTCTTTCTCCTGCTCGAACACCCCCCTGTTTATACCCTGGGGCAGGGTTCCAGCATTGACTTCCTCAAATTTGACCTGGCAGATGCACCTTATCCCATCGTCCGAATTGAGCGAGGCGGCGAAGTCACCCATCACTGTCCCGGTCAACTGGTAGGCTACCCCATTTTGAATTTGCGCTACTATCAGCAGGATTTGCACTGGTACCTGCGGCAGCTTGAAGAGGTGTTGATTCGCGTACTGGCAAATTACCAGCTTGAGGGAGAGCGAATTCCCGGACTTACTGGCGTTTGGGTGGAGAAACGCAAGGTAGCGGCGATCGGGATTAAGGTCAGCCGATGGATCACTATGCATGGCTTTGCCCTGAACGTCTCGCCAGATTTATCAGGATTTCAACACATTGTTCCCTGTGGAATTAGCGATCGCCCGGTGGGTAGCCTGGCGCAGTTCGTTCCTGATATTCAGATCGATCGGGTGCGGCAACAGGTGGCAGATGCCTTTGCAGAAGTGTTTCACGTCGAGCTAATCCCGGCGGAACTACCACGATCGGCTGTAATCTAG
- a CDS encoding DUF6679 family protein produces MLHRKIYQLCCDGREVWIFLRDQQRWIERARILDIEGDLVTVRYETEEEDEVCSWEEMLRLESIGSVMQKLATVPRGDVEPLVSEDCPEAERIRNHQPDNE; encoded by the coding sequence ATGTTACACCGCAAGATCTATCAGCTCTGTTGTGATGGACGCGAAGTTTGGATCTTTTTGCGGGATCAACAACGCTGGATCGAGCGCGCACGCATTCTCGACATCGAGGGTGATTTAGTGACGGTCCGCTATGAAACCGAAGAAGAAGACGAAGTTTGCTCCTGGGAGGAGATGCTTCGACTGGAAAGTATTGGTTCCGTGATGCAAAAACTGGCAACCGTGCCCCGTGGAGACGTAGAACCGCTCGTCTCAGAAGACTGCCCGGAAGCCGAGCGCATTCGCAACCATCAGCCGGATAACGAATAA
- a CDS encoding creatininase family protein — protein sequence MRLHLSTWQEVEAYLQRSQGLVIPIGSTEQHGPTGLIGTDAICAEAISQGVGEAAQALVAPTINVGMALHHTAFPGTVSLRPSTLMLVIRDYVTSLVRAGFTKFFFINGHGGNVATLKAAFSECYQVLADLNLLNADRVQCHVANWYMCSSVYKLAQELYGNQEGSHATPSEVALTQYVYPDAIKQAPLSPEVPSGEPIYGAIDFRRRYPDGRMGSNPALATPEHGKQFYDLAVKELTSRYLEFLSRE from the coding sequence ATGCGGCTCCATCTGAGTACCTGGCAAGAGGTCGAAGCTTACCTGCAACGATCGCAGGGGTTAGTTATTCCGATCGGCTCCACTGAACAGCATGGTCCCACCGGGTTGATCGGCACAGATGCCATTTGCGCTGAAGCCATTTCCCAAGGCGTTGGGGAAGCTGCCCAGGCACTCGTCGCACCGACCATTAATGTGGGAATGGCACTGCACCACACTGCTTTTCCTGGGACGGTAAGCCTGCGCCCCAGTACGCTGATGCTCGTCATCCGAGATTATGTTACCTCGCTGGTGCGGGCGGGGTTCACCAAGTTTTTCTTTATTAACGGGCACGGCGGCAACGTTGCCACGCTTAAAGCCGCTTTCTCAGAGTGCTATCAGGTGCTTGCCGATCTGAACCTGCTCAACGCCGATCGGGTTCAGTGCCACGTTGCCAACTGGTATATGTGCAGCTCGGTCTACAAGCTTGCCCAGGAGCTATACGGCAACCAGGAAGGCTCCCATGCTACGCCCAGCGAAGTTGCCCTGACCCAGTACGTTTATCCCGATGCCATTAAACAGGCTCCCCTCAGTCCGGAAGTGCCCTCTGGAGAGCCGATTTATGGGGCGATCGATTTTCGGCGGCGCTACCCGGACGGCAGAATGGGTTCTAATCCAGCCCTGGCAACCCCAGAGCATGGCAAACAGTTCTATGATTTGGCGGTAAAGGAGCTGACCAGCCGCTATCTAGAATTTCTGAGCCGGGAATAG
- the purS gene encoding phosphoribosylformylglycinamidine synthase subunit PurS, with protein sequence MTQTYHAKIYVTLRPSVLDPAGTAVQSGLKHMGYDNVEQVRIGKYVEVTLTATSEEDAKTQLDRICDQLLANPVIENYRFDVMTVAGARA encoded by the coding sequence GTGACTCAAACCTATCACGCCAAAATCTATGTCACCCTGCGCCCTTCTGTGCTTGACCCTGCCGGGACAGCGGTTCAGTCCGGGCTGAAACATATGGGCTACGACAATGTGGAGCAGGTGCGAATCGGCAAATACGTCGAAGTAACCCTGACCGCAACCAGCGAAGAGGATGCTAAAACCCAGCTCGATCGCATCTGTGACCAGCTCCTAGCCAATCCCGTGATTGAGAACTATCGCTTCGATGTGATGACCGTTGCAGGAGCCAGAGCGTAG
- a CDS encoding Fur family transcriptional regulator: protein MKSHRTRNQDRILELLKSLNRAVSAQDLYVELRSRNHSMGLATVYRSLEALKLEGAVQVRTLANGEAVYSMAQEDRHHLTCLQCGTSIAIDECPVHELETELHQFYRFKIFYHTLEFFGLCDRCQLPQAAGQE from the coding sequence ATGAAATCCCACCGGACGCGCAACCAGGATCGAATTCTAGAGCTGCTGAAATCACTGAACCGGGCAGTTTCCGCCCAGGATCTCTATGTTGAGCTGCGGAGCCGCAACCACAGCATGGGGCTGGCAACCGTATATCGATCGCTGGAGGCACTGAAGCTAGAAGGCGCTGTGCAGGTGCGAACTCTAGCAAACGGGGAAGCGGTCTACAGCATGGCACAGGAGGATCGCCACCACCTCACCTGTCTCCAGTGCGGAACTTCGATCGCGATCGATGAATGCCCCGTCCATGAACTGGAAACCGAACTGCACCAGTTCTATCGGTTCAAGATTTTCTATCACACACTGGAGTTTTTTGGACTCTGCGATCGGTGTCAGCTTCCCCAAGCCGCCGGACAAGAGTAG
- a CDS encoding S-layer homology domain-containing protein, with amino-acid sequence MSRFHAWQSGTAALTALAVIAGAAAPIVIQIPAQAQATSFSDVSSDYWARPFIRELANRGILSGFPDGTFRPNDPVTRAQFAAMVRQAFRRAAVREANNFMDVPSDYWAAAAIREAYTTGFLSGYPENVFRPDENIPRAQVLVSLSNGLGYNAVNAVDNTLRTYNDAGAVPDWAKNSIAAATEKRIVVNYPDVRVLNPNRSATRAEVAAFIYQALVSSGQVAAIQSPYVVGQAVTPTPPVTGGVQIPTGITIPVRYDSADKIYISPEEPEPVPLTLTVSRDIVAQNGRVLIPAGSRVSGELRAVQGGAQFYASEVITTNGNRFPISATSSIVTTTETVTRGANVLELLAGAALGAGAAAGIAAVTGDEAIATEEVLGGGAAGALAGLFLGRNRVTLLSISPDTDLDLRLTSPLNVQ; translated from the coding sequence ATGTCACGCTTCCACGCATGGCAGTCGGGTACTGCCGCTTTAACCGCTCTGGCTGTAATTGCAGGTGCTGCTGCCCCGATCGTCATCCAGATTCCCGCCCAGGCACAGGCTACTTCCTTTTCGGATGTGTCGTCCGATTATTGGGCACGTCCTTTCATTCGTGAACTGGCAAATCGCGGTATTCTCAGCGGTTTTCCCGATGGTACGTTCCGCCCCAACGATCCGGTAACTCGTGCCCAGTTTGCCGCGATGGTTCGTCAGGCATTCCGCAGAGCAGCCGTCCGGGAAGCTAATAACTTTATGGATGTGCCGTCGGATTACTGGGCAGCCGCAGCGATTCGAGAAGCCTACACGACCGGATTCCTATCTGGCTATCCCGAAAACGTTTTCCGTCCGGATGAGAACATTCCCCGTGCCCAGGTACTGGTTTCGCTGTCGAACGGATTGGGCTATAACGCAGTCAATGCCGTAGACAACACTTTACGAACCTACAACGACGCTGGCGCAGTTCCCGACTGGGCGAAAAACAGCATCGCCGCCGCGACGGAAAAGCGCATTGTGGTGAACTATCCCGACGTGCGCGTCCTAAACCCGAATCGATCGGCAACCCGTGCAGAAGTCGCAGCCTTCATCTATCAGGCATTGGTCAGTTCGGGGCAAGTTGCGGCAATCCAATCCCCCTACGTCGTCGGTCAAGCCGTTACACCCACACCCCCTGTGACGGGCGGAGTCCAGATTCCCACCGGAATCACCATTCCTGTTCGCTACGACAGCGCCGATAAAATCTACATCTCGCCCGAAGAACCGGAACCCGTACCGCTGACCCTCACCGTTTCCAGAGATATCGTGGCGCAAAACGGCAGAGTCCTGATTCCTGCGGGTAGCCGTGTATCCGGCGAACTCCGAGCCGTACAGGGTGGGGCACAGTTCTACGCCAGCGAAGTCATTACCACCAACGGCAATCGCTTCCCCATTAGCGCCACTTCCTCGATCGTCACCACCACTGAAACTGTTACTCGCGGAGCCAACGTGCTGGAGCTATTAGCAGGAGCCGCTTTAGGCGCAGGAGCCGCAGCCGGAATTGCCGCCGTCACTGGAGATGAGGCGATCGCCACCGAAGAAGTGCTGGGTGGAGGTGCAGCGGGTGCCCTGGCGGGACTCTTCCTGGGACGCAATCGAGTTACCCTCCTATCCATCAGTCCCGACACCGATCTGGATCTGCGCCTGACCTCCCCGCTAAACGTCCAGTAA
- a CDS encoding M61 family metallopeptidase, with amino-acid sequence MTGVTETRPANRSQTAVTLHYQVAMPQPNNHLFEVTLQVQGWQAEVLDLRMPVWTPGSYLVREYARHLQDFAASGQANSGQEKLGRSLSWRKVSKNHWQINTAGVSELTVRYRIFANELTVRTNHLDGTHGYFNGAALFFYIPGYQQQPLQVTIVPPHSDWKIATPLPPVTGQENTFAAKDFDTLVDSPFEVGIQQRYEFDVLGKPHSYVIWGQGNIEPDRLIADTKKIIETEAELFGGLPYDRYLFLLHLTSQGFGGLEHKDSCSLIYSRFGFRSDDRYRRFMQLVAHEFFHLWNVKRIRPKALEVFDYEQENYTRSLWFSEGTTSFYDLALPFRAGIYDAKTYLSELSKEITRYLTTPGRNVQPLSESSFDAWIKLYRRDNNSDNSQISYYLKGEMVSLLLDLLIRTRHQNRRSLDDVMRQLWQQFGKDEIGFTPEQLEAVIQSVAEVDLTDFFDRFLHTTEELPFDQYLEPFGLRLQPEDTTGHPPFLGLNAKSDSGREIIKFVEVGSPAQQAGIDPDDELLAINGLRVKADQLNDRLKDYRPGDSIQVTVFHQDELKTCTVTLAAPRSGSYKLGAIESLSEGQKELLRGWLGVESL; translated from the coding sequence ATGACCGGAGTGACTGAAACCCGCCCCGCTAATCGATCGCAGACTGCTGTAACGCTGCATTATCAGGTGGCGATGCCGCAGCCAAACAATCATCTGTTTGAAGTCACGTTGCAGGTGCAGGGCTGGCAGGCGGAGGTGCTGGATTTGCGGATGCCCGTTTGGACACCCGGATCATATCTGGTGCGCGAGTATGCCCGTCATTTACAGGATTTTGCGGCATCGGGACAGGCGAACTCTGGGCAGGAAAAATTGGGGCGATCGCTTTCCTGGCGCAAGGTGAGCAAAAACCACTGGCAGATCAACACAGCAGGCGTTTCGGAACTGACGGTTCGCTATCGTATCTTTGCCAACGAACTGACAGTTCGCACCAATCATCTAGACGGAACCCACGGCTACTTTAACGGTGCCGCGCTCTTCTTCTATATTCCTGGATACCAGCAGCAGCCTTTGCAGGTGACGATCGTTCCCCCTCACTCTGACTGGAAAATTGCCACGCCCCTGCCCCCCGTGACCGGACAGGAAAACACCTTCGCGGCAAAGGATTTCGATACGCTGGTCGATAGTCCGTTTGAGGTGGGCATTCAGCAGCGGTACGAGTTTGACGTACTGGGCAAACCCCACAGCTACGTAATTTGGGGACAGGGCAATATTGAACCCGATCGCCTCATTGCCGATACGAAGAAAATCATTGAAACGGAAGCAGAGCTATTTGGCGGACTGCCCTACGATCGCTATCTGTTTCTGCTCCATCTCACATCCCAGGGCTTCGGCGGATTAGAACACAAGGATTCTTGTTCGCTGATCTATTCCCGGTTTGGCTTCCGATCGGACGATCGCTATCGTCGCTTTATGCAATTGGTAGCGCACGAATTTTTCCACCTGTGGAACGTGAAGCGGATTCGCCCCAAAGCGCTGGAAGTCTTTGACTACGAGCAGGAAAACTACACGCGTTCGCTCTGGTTCAGCGAGGGAACCACCAGCTTTTACGATCTGGCATTGCCGTTTCGGGCAGGCATCTACGACGCGAAGACCTATCTAAGTGAACTGAGTAAGGAAATCACCCGCTACCTCACTACGCCCGGACGCAACGTGCAGCCCCTCAGCGAATCGAGTTTTGATGCCTGGATTAAGCTCTATCGGCGGGACAACAACAGCGACAACTCGCAGATTTCCTATTACCTCAAGGGCGAAATGGTTTCCCTGCTGCTGGATCTGCTGATTCGTACCCGGCACCAGAACCGCCGATCGCTCGATGATGTGATGCGCCAGCTCTGGCAGCAGTTCGGCAAAGATGAAATTGGCTTTACCCCAGAACAGCTTGAGGCTGTCATTCAGTCCGTTGCAGAAGTCGATCTAACGGATTTCTTCGATCGCTTCCTCCACACCACCGAAGAACTCCCCTTCGACCAATACCTGGAACCCTTTGGGCTGCGGCTCCAGCCGGAAGACACCACCGGACATCCGCCCTTCCTGGGACTCAACGCCAAGTCGGATAGCGGACGCGAAATCATCAAATTTGTGGAAGTCGGCTCTCCGGCACAGCAGGCAGGCATCGACCCCGACGACGAACTTCTGGCGATCAATGGTCTCCGCGTTAAAGCAGATCAGCTAAACGATCGGCTCAAGGATTACCGTCCGGGCGATTCAATTCAGGTGACGGTGTTCCACCAGGATGAGCTTAAAACCTGCACTGTAACATTGGCGGCTCCGCGATCGGGCAGCTATAAGCTAGGGGCGATTGAGTCTTTGTCCGAGGGACAGAAAGAACTGCTGCGCGGCTGGTTGGGCGTTGAAAGCCTCTAA
- a CDS encoding Crp/Fnr family transcriptional regulator, whose amino-acid sequence MQTAAFSELFPLFNAASPETIEWLMSNTVEHEYPSDRAVLMEDAWGNAVYFVESGWVKVRRHVGEGSVTLAILGRGDFFGEMAILDESPRSTDVISLSSVKLLSISAQRFIQTLFRDSQLHHRMLQLMVRRLRQMNVRFQLRHQPPAIKLVNTLVALGENYGTATEYGIEILNIPFKDLADVSDISTEEAAKIMEKLHAKGWVRIVPSRNSMFLTNMRQLVHLAGKTQ is encoded by the coding sequence ATGCAGACTGCTGCGTTTAGTGAACTGTTTCCGTTGTTTAATGCCGCCAGTCCTGAGACGATCGAGTGGCTCATGTCGAATACGGTGGAGCATGAGTATCCGAGCGATCGGGCTGTGCTGATGGAGGACGCCTGGGGCAATGCCGTCTATTTTGTTGAATCGGGCTGGGTTAAGGTGCGCCGCCATGTAGGCGAGGGGTCAGTGACGCTGGCAATTCTGGGGCGCGGCGATTTCTTTGGCGAAATGGCAATCCTGGACGAGTCGCCCCGATCGACCGACGTAATTTCCCTTTCCTCCGTCAAGCTGCTCAGCATTTCGGCACAGCGATTTATCCAGACCCTCTTTCGCGATTCCCAGCTCCACCACCGGATGCTTCAGCTCATGGTACGGCGACTGCGGCAAATGAATGTCCGATTTCAGCTGCGGCATCAGCCTCCGGCAATCAAACTGGTGAACACGCTGGTTGCTTTGGGCGAAAACTACGGCACCGCTACGGAATACGGAATTGAAATTCTCAATATTCCATTTAAGGATCTGGCAGATGTCAGCGATATCAGCACCGAGGAAGCCGCAAAAATTATGGAAAAGCTCCATGCAAAGGGCTGGGTTCGGATTGTACCTTCTCGCAATTCCATGTTCCTGACGAATATGCGACAGTTGGTTCATCTCGCAGGAAAAACGCAGTAA
- a CDS encoding DUF3122 domain-containing protein: MFVSLLLITCLFAQPALATYDVVANHPDEPTGSILFRSKQSLRDRSGNSWQVVVFRYGSAAGLTPVTLRLVGFPGIVTFRHPQDLTLLSDSQTWQAAERDTPQAKVPNVGEYDLTEIVQQLPLANSLRLQVPLSDRSVILRVPGFVVQEWQQVARAEP, encoded by the coding sequence ATGTTCGTTAGCCTACTGCTGATCACTTGCCTTTTTGCCCAGCCTGCCCTGGCAACCTACGATGTGGTGGCAAACCATCCCGATGAACCGACGGGAAGCATTCTGTTTCGCTCCAAGCAAAGCCTGCGCGATCGATCGGGCAATTCCTGGCAGGTGGTGGTTTTCCGCTATGGTAGTGCGGCTGGGCTGACGCCCGTGACGTTACGGCTGGTAGGATTTCCAGGCATTGTCACCTTTCGCCATCCCCAGGATCTCACCCTGCTGAGCGACAGCCAAACCTGGCAGGCAGCGGAGCGAGATACGCCTCAGGCAAAAGTGCCCAACGTGGGAGAGTATGATCTGACGGAGATTGTGCAGCAGTTGCCGCTCGCAAATTCCCTGCGGCTTCAGGTGCCGTTGAGCGATCGGTCTGTAATTCTGCGTGTTCCGGGTTTTGTGGTGCAGGAGTGGCAGCAGGTCGCCAGGGCAGAGCCTTAG
- a CDS encoding peroxiredoxin → MQNRSITRRHLFKLLSVCCLALLVALSPIAPAFALGGPQPPLDQPAPDFTLPTNTGDGTISLKDYRGKWVVVYFYPKDFTPGCTLEAQRFQRDLPKYRTRNTEILGISADDVDSHAEFCDSEGLKFPLLADTDGAVSKAYGSWLGAMSLRHTYVIDPSGILRERFLGVSPAVHSQEVLVRLQELQSA, encoded by the coding sequence ATGCAGAATCGCTCAATCACCCGTCGCCATCTCTTCAAGCTGCTCTCAGTCTGCTGCCTCGCCCTGCTTGTCGCCCTTAGCCCGATCGCCCCTGCCTTTGCGCTGGGAGGACCGCAACCGCCGCTCGATCAGCCTGCGCCCGATTTCACCCTGCCCACAAATACGGGAGACGGCACGATTTCTCTGAAGGACTATCGCGGCAAATGGGTCGTGGTGTACTTCTACCCGAAGGACTTTACACCGGGATGTACGCTGGAGGCACAGCGGTTTCAGCGAGATCTGCCCAAGTACAGAACTCGCAACACAGAAATTCTGGGCATCAGTGCCGATGATGTAGACTCCCACGCCGAATTCTGTGACTCCGAGGGGTTAAAGTTTCCTCTGCTGGCAGATACGGATGGGGCGGTGAGTAAGGCATACGGCTCCTGGCTGGGCGCGATGTCCCTGCGGCATACCTATGTCATTGACCCCAGTGGTATTCTGCGGGAACGGTTTCTCGGCGTGAGTCCGGCAGTCCACAGTCAGGAAGTGCTGGTACGGCTGCAAGAACTACAATCTGCTTAA
- a CDS encoding carbonic anhydrase, translating into MGRRFYGDLGLGRRDLIKAIGAAGVGFATAAACSAPTSKTQASAPATTTEAPAAPAIDPAVENRPDSSTMTPDQALQYLVDGNKRFVEGNPKHPRASKTRVSDTAVDQFPFAAFLSCADSRVPVEEVFDQGIGDCFVCRVAGNIATQQEIGSLEFGTQVLGSKVLLVIGHERCGAVVASMGRIPLPENPGSIPTLVPLIAPAVKTIQDKLNKEGVQAVRDDVDATIKLNVHNQVANLRKSPILSNLEKEGQLKIVPAYYDLDTGVVSILEEKKA; encoded by the coding sequence ATGGGTCGTCGTTTTTATGGTGATTTGGGTTTGGGTCGCCGCGATTTAATTAAGGCGATCGGGGCGGCTGGAGTTGGTTTTGCAACGGCTGCGGCTTGCTCTGCGCCCACCAGTAAGACACAGGCTTCCGCGCCCGCCACGACTACAGAGGCTCCTGCGGCTCCTGCGATAGATCCGGCGGTCGAAAATCGTCCTGATTCGTCTACGATGACACCTGATCAGGCATTGCAGTATTTAGTAGATGGCAACAAGCGGTTTGTGGAAGGTAATCCGAAGCATCCCCGCGCTAGCAAGACTCGCGTGAGTGATACGGCAGTGGATCAGTTTCCCTTCGCAGCGTTCCTGAGCTGTGCGGATTCGCGGGTTCCAGTGGAAGAGGTTTTCGATCAGGGCATTGGCGATTGCTTCGTCTGCCGCGTTGCGGGCAACATTGCGACCCAGCAGGAAATTGGCAGTCTGGAGTTTGGGACTCAGGTACTTGGCTCGAAGGTGCTGCTAGTAATCGGACATGAGCGGTGTGGTGCCGTCGTTGCCTCAATGGGCAGAATTCCGTTGCCCGAAAACCCTGGCAGCATTCCAACCCTGGTGCCGCTGATCGCGCCTGCGGTAAAAACGATTCAGGACAAGCTGAACAAGGAAGGGGTGCAGGCGGTGCGGGACGACGTGGACGCAACCATCAAGCTCAACGTTCACAATCAGGTTGCTAACCTGCGGAAATCGCCGATTCTGTCTAATCTGGAAAAAGAGGGTCAGCTCAAGATCGTTCCGGCTTACTACGACCTTGATACAGGTGTCGTTTCCATTCTGGAAGAGAAGAAAGCCTAG
- a CDS encoding CmpA/NrtA family ABC transporter substrate-binding protein: MSQLSRRRFLFTAGATAAGSLALKGCTSPQSSTPATGTSQASGGAPAPASGGGGGLETTSARLGYIAIFESTPLIIAQAKGFFAKHGMTDVKVVKQASWGALRDNVVIGSGGGGVDGAQFQMPMPHMLTEGLITTGNQKVPMYVLLQTSTHGNGIAIAGKHAGKNIHLDLTQAKPYFDQLKAANTPFTAAYTFPGANQELWIRYWLAAGGINPDTDVKLIAVPPPQTVANMKTGTMDGFSTGDPWPYRIVQENIGFMAALTAQMWKDHPEEYFAMRADWTDKNPNATKAILKGIMEAQQWCDDPVNRKEVVQILSGREYFNLKAEILTPPMEGNYNLGDGQPAVNDIKMGPLFWKDSMGSVSYPYKSHDTWFITENVRWGLMPQSTDIKALVDKVNREDIWREAAKELGVADADIPKETTRGVEKFFDGVTFDANDPSAYLKAVKIKNV, encoded by the coding sequence ATGTCTCAGTTGTCTAGACGGCGATTTTTGTTTACAGCTGGCGCGACCGCAGCAGGTTCACTAGCGTTAAAGGGATGTACCTCTCCCCAGAGCAGCACTCCCGCCACTGGTACAAGTCAGGCATCCGGGGGCGCACCTGCACCTGCCAGTGGAGGCGGTGGCGGACTGGAAACCACCAGCGCACGGTTAGGTTATATCGCCATCTTTGAATCGACTCCGCTCATCATTGCCCAGGCTAAGGGGTTCTTTGCGAAGCACGGCATGACCGATGTTAAAGTCGTGAAGCAGGCATCCTGGGGTGCATTGCGGGATAACGTGGTGATTGGTTCCGGCGGTGGTGGTGTAGATGGTGCACAGTTTCAGATGCCCATGCCCCATATGCTCACAGAGGGCTTGATCACCACGGGTAATCAAAAAGTACCGATGTACGTGCTGCTGCAAACCTCGACCCACGGGAACGGAATTGCGATCGCGGGTAAGCACGCTGGCAAGAACATTCACCTTGATCTGACGCAGGCAAAGCCCTACTTCGATCAGCTGAAGGCAGCCAACACCCCCTTCACAGCAGCCTATACCTTCCCCGGTGCAAACCAGGAACTCTGGATTCGCTATTGGCTTGCCGCAGGTGGCATCAACCCGGATACCGATGTAAAACTGATTGCTGTTCCCCCGCCACAGACCGTTGCCAACATGAAGACGGGGACGATGGACGGTTTCAGCACAGGCGACCCCTGGCCCTACCGGATCGTGCAGGAGAATATTGGCTTCATGGCAGCTCTAACCGCGCAGATGTGGAAGGATCACCCGGAAGAATACTTTGCAATGCGGGCAGACTGGACAGATAAAAATCCCAACGCCACCAAAGCGATTCTGAAGGGCATTATGGAGGCACAGCAGTGGTGCGATGACCCGGTAAACCGCAAGGAAGTCGTGCAAATTCTCTCTGGACGGGAGTACTTTAACCTGAAGGCTGAGATCCTGACCCCACCAATGGAAGGCAATTACAATCTGGGCGACGGTCAGCCTGCCGTTAACGATATCAAGATGGGTCCGCTGTTCTGGAAGGATTCAATGGGCAGTGTTTCCTATCCGTATAAGAGCCACGACACCTGGTTTATTACCGAGAATGTTCGCTGGGGCCTGATGCCGCAATCCACTGACATTAAGGCGCTGGTAGATAAGGTAAACCGTGAGGATATCTGGCGCGAAGCTGCGAAGGAACTGGGTGTCGCCGATGCCGATATTCCCAAAGAAACCACCCGTGGCGTTGAGAAGTTCTTCGATGGCGTAACGTTCGATGCCAACGATCCGTCTGCCTACCTGAAGGCTGTCAAGATCAAGAACGTATAA
- a CDS encoding dienelactone hydrolase family protein: protein MGMMVDGMGYLAMPASGSGRGVIVLQEWWGLVPHVQEVADRFAAAGYVALAPDLYEGETTTSPDEAARLFMALNIEKTAQKLETIAEYLLKHPAVAGEKLGVIGFCMGGQLALLAATVSDRIGAVVDFYGIHPNVHPDFAKLSAPVLGIFGEQDDFVPPAAVHSLESAIQQAGGSIETHTYPNVGHAFFNNTRSEVYSPTAAEDAWNRTIGFLGANL, encoded by the coding sequence ATGGGAATGATGGTTGACGGAATGGGTTATCTGGCGATGCCCGCATCAGGCTCCGGTCGGGGGGTGATTGTACTTCAGGAATGGTGGGGACTCGTGCCTCATGTTCAGGAGGTTGCCGATCGGTTTGCAGCAGCGGGCTATGTTGCGCTTGCGCCAGATCTCTATGAAGGTGAAACGACAACCTCTCCCGACGAAGCCGCCCGTCTATTTATGGCGTTAAATATCGAGAAGACCGCTCAAAAGCTAGAGACGATCGCTGAGTATCTGTTAAAGCATCCCGCTGTCGCTGGGGAAAAACTGGGCGTGATTGGCTTCTGTATGGGCGGACAGCTTGCCCTTCTCGCCGCGACCGTTAGCGATCGGATTGGGGCTGTGGTGGATTTCTACGGCATTCATCCGAACGTTCACCCAGACTTTGCTAAACTTTCTGCCCCCGTATTGGGCATTTTTGGCGAACAGGATGACTTTGTGCCTCCTGCAGCCGTTCACAGTCTGGAATCTGCCATTCAGCAGGCAGGCGGATCGATCGAAACGCACACTTACCCGAACGTCGGTCACGCCTTCTTTAACAACACGCGATCAGAGGTTTATAGCCCTACCGCTGCTGAGGATGCCTGGAATCGGACGATCGGATTTTTGGGCGCGAATTTGTAG